One window of the Triticum dicoccoides isolate Atlit2015 ecotype Zavitan chromosome 3B, WEW_v2.0, whole genome shotgun sequence genome contains the following:
- the LOC119275170 gene encoding crocetin glucosyltransferase, chloroplastic-like, with translation MERVGEAPHFLVVTYPAQGHINPARHLALRLLRATPGARVTVSTAVSACRKMFPDDADAAAVDHVDAAGVRYVPYSDGYDGGFDKSAHDNMHYMSNLKVVGARTLDGVLARLRDAGTPVTQVVYTVLLSWVADVARGHGVPAALYWIQPATVLAAYFHFFRGTDGLDQAVTAATGDPWADVPVRGLPPMRVRDLPSFLTIASDDHPYSFVLAAFRELLDVLDREDSPTVLANTFDAMEPNAVATLHQHGINVVPIGPVLSFLDASASAAAAANNSNDLFKQDGKGYLEWLDAQEAGSVVYISFGSLSTMSKRQIAEVSRGMAESGRPFLWVLRKDNRGEVDDEDLCTGGGMVVEWCDQGKVLSHPAVGCFVTHCGWNSTLESVACGVPVVGVPQWTDQGTNAWLVERQLGTGVRAAVSEKDGVLEADELRRCIGFATSDVVRAKAELWREKARAAAAVGGSSERNLRAFVAGQVALAGN, from the coding sequence ATGGAGCGCGTGGGGGAGGCGCCGCACTTCCTCGTGGTCACGTACCCGGCGCAGGGCCACATCAACCCGGCGCGCCACCTCGCGCTGCGCCTGCTCCGCGCCACGCCGGGCGCCCGCGTCACCGTCTCCACCGCCGTCTCCGCCTGCCGCAAGATGTTCCCGGACGACGCGGACGCCGCGGCGGTCGACCACGTCGACGCCGCCGGCGTCCGCTACGTGCCCTACTCTGACGGCTACGACGGTGGCTTCGACAAGTCCGCGCACGACAACATGCACTACATGTCCAACCTCAAGGTCGTGGGAGCCCGCACGCTGGACGGCGTGCTCGCGCGCCTCCGCGACGCCGGCACCCCCGTCACGCAGGTGGTGTACACGGTGCTCCTCTCCTGGGTCGCCGACGTCGCGCGCGGGCACGGGGTGCCGGCCGCGCTCTACTGGATCCAGCCGGCCACCGTGCTCGCCGCCTACTTCCACTTCTTCCGCGGCACCGACGGCCTCGACCAGGCTGTCACTGCCGCGACGGGCGACCCGTGGGCGGACGTCCCCGTCCGGGGGCTCCCGCCGATGCGCGTGCGCGACCTGCCGTCGTTCCTCACCATCGCGTCCGACGACCATCCCTACTCCTTCGTGCTCGCCGCGTTCCGCGAGCTGCTCGACGTGCTGGATCGCGAGGACTCGCCCACCGTGCTCGCCAACACGTTCGATGCCATGGAGCCCAACGCGGTGGCGACGCTGCATCAGCACGGCATCAACGTCGTCCCCATCGGCCCCGTCCTCTCCTTCCTGGACGCCTCggcgtcggcagcggcggcggccaacAACAGCAACGACCTGTTCAAGCAGGACGGCAAGGGGTACCTGGAGTGGCTGGACGCGCAGGAAGCGGGGTCGGTCGTCTACATCTCCTTCGGGAGCCTGTCGACGATGAGCAAgcggcagatcgcggaggtgtcgcgcGGCATGGCGGAGAGCGGCCGGCCGTTCCTGTGGGTGCTGAGGAAGGACAACCGCGGCGAGGTCGACGACGAAGACTTGTGCACCGGCGGGGGCATGGTGGTGGAGTGGTGCGACCAGGGGAAGGTGCTGTCGCACCCGGCGGTGGGATGCTTTGTGACCCACTGCGGGTGGAACTCGACGCTGGAGAGCGTGGCGTGCGGCGTCCCGGTGGTGGGAGTGCCGCAGTGGACGGACCAGGGCACCAACGCGTGGCTGGTGGAGCGGCAGCTCGGCACGGGGGTCAGGGCCGCCGTGAGCGAGAAGGATGGCGTGCTGGAGGCCGATGAGCTGCGGAGGTGCATCGGCTTCGCCACGTCGGATGTGGTGCGCGCCAAGGCGGAGCTGTGGAGGGAAaaggcgcgggcggcggctgcaGTGGGCGGCTCGTCCGAGAGGAACCTCAGGGCGTTCGTCGCCGGGCAGGTCGCCCTCGCCGGCAACTAG